One Sphingomonas sp. LHG3406-1 genomic window carries:
- a CDS encoding nitronate monooxygenase family protein, with translation MSLPPVFAPLRLPVIGAPLFIVSNPALVIAQCKAGVVGSFPALNARPQSQLDEWLHEITEALSDHDRANPDAPAAPFAVNQIVHRSNTRFEEDMATCAKWKVPIVITSLGAREELNQAVHGWGGITLHDVIDDRFARKAIEKGADGLIAVAAGAGGHAGRWSPFALIQEIRAWFDGPLALSGSIANGGAILAAQAMGADVAYIGSPFIATDEARASDDYKQGIVEGSAKDIVYSSLFTGVHGNYLRTSIEQAGLNPDNLPESSPEAMSFGGAAGAKAWKDIWGSGQGIGAVDRVQPAATLVARWTEEYRAARSRICG, from the coding sequence ATGTCGCTGCCGCCCGTCTTCGCTCCGCTTCGCCTGCCGGTGATTGGCGCGCCCTTGTTCATCGTGTCCAACCCGGCGCTCGTGATCGCCCAGTGCAAGGCCGGCGTGGTCGGCAGTTTTCCGGCGCTCAACGCGCGCCCGCAAAGTCAGCTCGACGAGTGGCTGCACGAGATCACCGAGGCTCTGTCCGACCATGACCGAGCCAATCCGGACGCGCCCGCGGCGCCGTTCGCGGTCAACCAGATCGTGCATCGGTCCAACACCCGCTTTGAAGAGGACATGGCGACCTGCGCCAAGTGGAAGGTGCCGATCGTCATCACCTCGCTGGGGGCGCGCGAGGAGCTGAACCAGGCGGTCCATGGCTGGGGCGGGATCACCCTCCACGACGTCATCGACGACCGCTTCGCCCGCAAGGCGATCGAAAAGGGTGCGGACGGCCTGATCGCCGTTGCCGCCGGAGCGGGCGGGCATGCCGGGCGATGGTCGCCGTTCGCCCTCATCCAGGAGATCCGCGCATGGTTCGACGGTCCGCTCGCTTTGTCGGGCTCGATCGCCAACGGCGGGGCGATCCTCGCGGCGCAGGCGATGGGCGCCGACGTCGCCTACATCGGCTCGCCCTTCATCGCCACCGACGAGGCGCGGGCGAGCGACGATTACAAGCAGGGTATCGTCGAAGGCTCGGCCAAGGACATCGTCTATTCCAGCCTGTTCACCGGCGTACACGGCAATTACCTTCGCACGTCGATCGAGCAGGCGGGGCTCAATCCGGACAACCTTCCCGAAAGCAGCCCCGAGGCGATGAGCTTCGGCGGGGCCGCCGGCGCCAAGGCGTGGAAGGACATCTGGGGCTCGGGCCAGGGGATCGGGGCCGTCGACCGGGTGCAGCCCGCCGCCACCCTTGTCGCTCGCTGGACCGAAGAATATCGGGCCGCGCGTTCGAGGATCTGCGGCTAG
- the dksA gene encoding RNA polymerase-binding protein DksA: MATALSDVYETPEPFDRITLPDGYRPSEHEDFMSPMQRAYFLAKLRAWKEAIIEESRATMAQLQVDTLREPDLADRASSETDWGIELRTRDRQRKLIAKIDAAIRRLYAGEYGYCEVTGEPIGLGRLEARPIATMTLEAQERHERIEKVSRDD, encoded by the coding sequence ATGGCGACCGCACTTAGCGACGTTTACGAGACACCGGAACCGTTCGACCGGATCACGCTCCCCGATGGCTACCGCCCGTCCGAGCATGAAGATTTCATGAGCCCGATGCAGCGGGCCTATTTCCTCGCCAAGCTTAGGGCCTGGAAGGAAGCGATTATCGAGGAAAGCCGGGCAACCATGGCCCAGCTCCAGGTCGACACGCTTCGTGAGCCGGACCTTGCCGACCGCGCCTCGAGCGAGACGGACTGGGGGATCGAACTGCGCACCCGCGATCGCCAGCGCAAACTCATTGCCAAGATCGACGCCGCCATCCGCCGCCTCTACGCCGGGGAATATGGCTACTGCGAAGTGACTGGCGAACCGATCGGCCTGGGTCGCCTCGAAGCGCGTCCGATTGCCACCATGACCCTCGAGGCGCAGGAGCGTCACGAGCGAATCGAGAAAGTCAGCCGGGACGACTGA
- a CDS encoding DUF465 domain-containing protein — MEKAYVEALASKHAALQAQIDIEEQRPNPDDILLHKLKKEKLRLKDEMLGLTVH; from the coding sequence ATGGAAAAGGCATACGTCGAGGCACTCGCATCCAAGCACGCCGCACTCCAGGCGCAGATTGACATCGAAGAGCAGCGACCAAACCCCGACGACATCCTTCTCCACAAGCTCAAGAAAGAAAAGCTCCGACTCAAGGACGAGATGCTCGGCCTTACCGTGCACTGA
- a CDS encoding DUF1465 family protein — translation MSDVTPLGTAGSRITPRLVESLYTEAMLLADEARTYFDAEGRKDRGGLDPFVRVGFACESLKVTTRLMHIIAWLLTQRAVETGELSPTSGRRPERRLGHAGSSDPAVVEQLPADAQALIASSVDLYERVRRLDEEQTIDQPASSPARALMGRLERDLIWNAPR, via the coding sequence ATGAGCGATGTCACCCCTCTCGGCACTGCGGGCAGCCGGATCACGCCCCGCCTGGTCGAAAGCCTCTACACCGAGGCCATGCTCCTTGCGGACGAGGCGCGCACCTATTTTGATGCGGAAGGGCGCAAGGACCGGGGTGGCCTCGATCCGTTCGTGCGGGTCGGCTTCGCTTGCGAGTCTCTTAAGGTCACGACCCGCTTGATGCACATCATCGCCTGGCTGCTGACCCAGCGCGCGGTCGAAACGGGCGAGCTGAGCCCCACTTCAGGTCGCCGTCCCGAACGCCGGCTCGGTCATGCCGGGTCGAGCGATCCGGCAGTGGTCGAGCAGTTGCCGGCCGATGCCCAGGCGCTGATCGCGTCAAGCGTTGATCTCTATGAGCGGGTGAGGCGCCTCGACGAAGAGCAGACGATCGACCAGCCCGCCTCCAGCCCGGCCCGCGCGCTGATGGGAAGGCTCGAGCGCGACCTTATCTGGAACGCGCCGCGCTGA
- the surE gene encoding 5'/3'-nucleotidase SurE: MRILLTNDDGVNASGLALLTEVASAFTDDLWVVAPAEEQSGTGHSLTLTRPVRLRRLGEKRFAVAGTPTDAVLMALFHLMPDQRPDVIISGINRGANLAEDVTYSGTVSAAMEGALAGVRSIALSQVYAREGMGDTVPFAAAAHWAPRVLEQLLASNHEPGTLVNVNFPALAPEEVRGVRVVRQGIRDYGRTRIVQRTDPRGYPYYWFGLGPTVETPGHTTDLEAIADGFVSVTPLHLDLTHEQSLRSLAERFTNP, translated from the coding sequence ATGCGCATCCTCCTCACCAACGACGACGGGGTGAACGCCTCCGGCCTTGCCCTCCTGACTGAGGTAGCCAGTGCCTTCACCGACGATCTGTGGGTGGTGGCACCCGCGGAGGAGCAGTCGGGCACCGGGCACTCCCTGACCCTGACCCGTCCGGTCCGCCTCCGCCGACTCGGCGAGAAGCGTTTCGCGGTCGCCGGGACGCCCACCGATGCCGTGCTGATGGCGCTCTTTCACCTGATGCCGGATCAACGGCCCGACGTGATCATCTCCGGCATCAATCGCGGCGCCAATCTTGCCGAGGACGTGACCTACAGCGGCACCGTCTCGGCGGCGATGGAAGGTGCGTTGGCCGGCGTCCGGTCGATCGCGCTCAGCCAAGTCTATGCGCGCGAGGGCATGGGCGACACCGTACCTTTCGCCGCAGCCGCCCACTGGGCGCCGCGCGTGCTCGAGCAATTGCTCGCCAGCAACCATGAGCCTGGCACGCTCGTCAACGTCAACTTCCCCGCCCTCGCACCGGAGGAAGTGCGCGGCGTGCGAGTCGTTCGCCAGGGCATCCGCGACTACGGTCGGACCCGCATCGTCCAGCGCACCGATCCGCGCGGCTACCCTTATTATTGGTTCGGGCTCGGACCGACGGTCGAGACCCCCGGCCATACCACCGACCTCGAAGCGATCGCCGATGGCTTCGTTTCGGTCACGCCGCTCCACCTTGACCTTACCCACGAGCAGTCGCTGCGAAGCCTCGCGGAGCGCTTCACCAACCCATGA
- a CDS encoding DUF465 domain-containing protein, whose protein sequence is MNDDQPTARLEALRAEHRQLDAQIAELSETGAADMLTLARLKKRKLRLKDELQSLLDASVPDIIA, encoded by the coding sequence ATGAACGACGACCAGCCTACAGCCCGACTCGAAGCGCTTCGTGCCGAGCACCGGCAGCTTGACGCGCAAATCGCCGAACTGTCCGAAACCGGCGCCGCCGACATGCTGACGCTCGCGCGACTGAAAAAGCGCAAACTGAGACTGAAAGACGAGCTTCAGTCGCTGCTGGATGCCTCCGTTCCGGACATCATCGCGTGA
- a CDS encoding ABC transporter ATP-binding protein has product MIRSWPLLAEALGPGGRRGVVLLTLLTIAGGIAEFATIAALLHLLRGWLADSEIAGGALLLFAGAVLAAGAIRFGLLAATQRLAFGTGHRLLVAVQRKVLARDWQTHVAARESGPLAAADLVEQWLFGGLLPLLQAGAALVLAAGILAGLLWVEKTAAIAAALLLGTLFVAATLIVRPAARRSGEMLGRGYEERVAVIQENVGALRELILAGARGEAAERFRRIDRRLADARTSAVVASGTPRILVETFGLIALALVAWAIASREGGLIAALPTLAALGLGAQRLLPLLQTISQASTGLAASRSVNARIAMLLDGPELVEEPPPEPLPFNREIRLERLGFGYGGRDQPALSGIDLVIRRGARVALTGPNGSGKSTLADLVMGLLPPREGRVLIDGVMLGPELMASWQRNVAHVPQAPFVADASIARNIALFAGAPDMERIREAVRLAGLGEFVASLPDGLDSRVGSGGQLLSGGQRQRLALARALYAPAPLLVLDEATSALDPDSERVVLRALDALQQRGTTILLIAHRETMLEGCDQVVRLEGGKLVAV; this is encoded by the coding sequence ATGATCCGGAGTTGGCCGTTGCTGGCCGAAGCGCTGGGCCCCGGCGGGCGCCGCGGCGTCGTCCTTCTCACACTCCTGACCATCGCCGGCGGCATCGCCGAATTCGCGACCATTGCGGCGCTGCTGCACCTGCTGCGGGGATGGCTCGCCGACAGCGAGATCGCAGGCGGCGCATTGCTCCTGTTCGCAGGCGCGGTGCTGGCGGCGGGAGCGATCCGCTTCGGCCTGCTCGCCGCCACCCAGCGCCTTGCCTTCGGCACCGGGCACCGACTGCTCGTCGCCGTGCAGCGGAAGGTGCTCGCCCGCGACTGGCAGACCCATGTGGCGGCGCGGGAAAGCGGGCCTCTCGCTGCAGCCGACCTCGTCGAGCAGTGGTTGTTCGGTGGGCTACTTCCCCTCCTCCAGGCCGGAGCGGCACTGGTTCTCGCCGCCGGCATCCTGGCGGGCCTCCTGTGGGTGGAAAAAACAGCCGCCATCGCCGCCGCACTGCTGCTCGGCACTCTGTTCGTCGCCGCGACCCTGATCGTCCGCCCGGCGGCACGACGGTCGGGCGAGATGCTCGGCCGCGGCTACGAAGAACGTGTCGCCGTGATCCAGGAGAATGTCGGCGCCCTGCGCGAACTGATCCTGGCAGGAGCGCGCGGCGAGGCGGCCGAGCGCTTCCGGCGGATCGACCGGCGGCTGGCAGATGCCCGAACCAGCGCCGTGGTTGCCAGCGGCACGCCGCGCATCCTTGTGGAGACTTTCGGGCTGATTGCGCTCGCGCTGGTCGCCTGGGCGATCGCCTCTCGCGAGGGCGGGCTCATTGCCGCCCTTCCGACCCTCGCCGCACTTGGCCTTGGCGCCCAGCGACTGTTGCCGTTGCTCCAGACAATCAGCCAGGCATCCACCGGCCTTGCCGCAAGCAGGTCCGTGAATGCACGAATTGCCATGCTTCTGGACGGTCCGGAGCTGGTCGAGGAACCACCACCGGAGCCCCTGCCCTTCAACCGCGAGATTCGGCTGGAGCGACTCGGCTTCGGCTATGGCGGGAGAGATCAACCTGCACTCAGCGGCATCGATCTCGTCATCCGACGCGGTGCACGGGTCGCGCTGACCGGCCCCAACGGAAGCGGCAAAAGCACGCTTGCCGACCTCGTCATGGGCTTGCTGCCTCCTAGGGAAGGTCGGGTTCTGATCGATGGGGTGATGCTCGGACCCGAGCTGATGGCCTCCTGGCAGCGCAACGTCGCCCATGTGCCCCAAGCTCCGTTCGTCGCAGACGCCAGCATCGCCCGCAACATCGCCCTGTTCGCGGGGGCGCCCGACATGGAGCGAATCCGTGAAGCCGTCCGCCTCGCTGGACTGGGCGAGTTCGTGGCGAGCCTTCCCGATGGCCTCGACAGCCGCGTCGGCAGCGGCGGACAGCTGCTCTCCGGCGGCCAGCGCCAGCGGCTCGCCCTAGCGCGCGCTCTTTATGCTCCGGCACCCCTGCTGGTGCTCGACGAGGCGACCAGCGCACTCGATCCCGACAGCGAGCGGGTTGTCCTGCGCGCCCTCGACGCGCTTCAACAGCGCGGAACGACGATCCTGCTGATTGCCCATCGCGAAACAATGCTCGAAGGCTGCGACCAGGTGGTGCGGCTTGAAGGCGGAAAGCTGGTCGCCGTCTAG
- a CDS encoding thioesterase family protein produces MSRAAPPVRGDFVRWRRIATRWADNDAYGHVNNTVYYQWFDSAVNAMLIEEGLLDIASGDPIALVVGTSCNYFAPLSFPGDVDVGLAVVELGRSSVRYQLGVFRADNDLAAAAGEFVHVAVNRSERRPVPWPPQWRRLFQNSATTELEEASPKL; encoded by the coding sequence GTGAGCCGGGCAGCGCCGCCCGTCCGGGGCGATTTCGTCCGGTGGCGCAGGATTGCGACGCGCTGGGCCGACAATGACGCCTACGGGCACGTGAACAACACCGTCTACTATCAGTGGTTCGACAGCGCGGTGAATGCCATGCTGATCGAAGAAGGATTGCTGGACATCGCTTCGGGCGATCCGATCGCCTTGGTCGTCGGCACCAGTTGCAACTATTTCGCGCCGCTGAGCTTCCCCGGGGATGTCGACGTCGGCCTTGCCGTTGTCGAGCTCGGACGGTCGAGCGTGCGTTATCAATTGGGTGTCTTCAGGGCCGACAACGACTTGGCCGCGGCCGCGGGCGAGTTCGTCCATGTCGCCGTGAACCGGTCCGAGCGGCGGCCAGTGCCTTGGCCGCCACAATGGCGAAGGCTGTTTCAGAATAGTGCCACAACGGAACTTGAGGAGGCTTCTCCCAAACTCTAG
- a CDS encoding iron-containing alcohol dehydrogenase yields the protein MKPLSLLNPGPRLLIGSGRTPELAALLPQGPVLLVTDRDVRGFGLLDPLLAELEKRRAVTLFDSVEADPSRATLLAAVEAGRAAGVGAVVGLGGGSPMDVAKLAAYLLGSGGDLDSIWGVGLAQGRRLPLALVPTTAGTGSEATPVAVITVEGAEKRGVNSPALIPDWALLDASLTLGKPRALTAATGVDAMVHAIEAYTSAKAKNPISDMQAREALRLLSANLVTACEQPNDLAAREAMLVGAHLAGLAFANAPVAGVHALAYPLGGIHHLAHGLSNALMLRPVLAFNAEAAREPYAELAAILDPSAAALGSQAAAARLIEACEELVLASGLKPRLRDHGIERDEAPLLAREAMKQQRLLVNNPVPISEEDARRLYEAAW from the coding sequence GTGAAACCGCTTTCTTTGCTCAACCCCGGCCCCCGCCTGCTGATCGGCAGCGGCCGGACTCCCGAACTCGCCGCGCTGCTCCCGCAAGGACCGGTGCTGCTCGTGACCGACAGGGATGTGCGCGGCTTCGGCTTGCTGGATCCTCTGCTGGCCGAACTGGAAAAGAGGCGTGCAGTCACCCTGTTCGATTCGGTCGAGGCTGATCCCAGCCGCGCCACCTTGCTCGCCGCGGTAGAAGCCGGGCGGGCGGCGGGTGTTGGCGCGGTCGTCGGCTTGGGCGGTGGCAGCCCGATGGATGTTGCCAAGCTCGCCGCCTATCTTCTTGGTTCGGGCGGCGATCTCGACAGCATCTGGGGTGTGGGTCTGGCGCAAGGTCGGCGACTTCCGCTCGCCCTCGTTCCCACGACCGCCGGCACGGGCTCGGAAGCGACTCCAGTAGCTGTCATTACGGTTGAGGGTGCCGAAAAGAGGGGTGTGAACAGCCCGGCCCTGATCCCCGACTGGGCGCTGCTCGACGCGTCGCTCACACTCGGCAAGCCACGTGCGCTCACCGCCGCGACTGGCGTCGACGCCATGGTCCACGCGATCGAGGCCTACACGTCCGCCAAGGCCAAGAACCCAATCTCCGACATGCAGGCCAGGGAAGCGTTGCGCCTATTGTCGGCGAACCTTGTCACCGCCTGTGAGCAGCCAAATGATCTCGCCGCACGCGAGGCGATGCTTGTTGGGGCCCACCTTGCCGGGTTGGCTTTCGCCAATGCACCGGTCGCCGGCGTCCACGCGCTCGCCTATCCGCTCGGCGGCATCCATCATCTAGCCCATGGGCTGAGCAATGCGCTGATGCTTCGCCCCGTGCTGGCCTTCAACGCCGAGGCCGCGCGCGAGCCTTATGCCGAGCTGGCCGCGATCCTCGATCCGTCCGCTGCCGCCCTCGGCAGCCAGGCGGCCGCAGCCCGGCTGATCGAAGCCTGTGAAGAGTTGGTCCTGGCGAGCGGCCTCAAGCCGCGCCTTCGCGACCATGGGATAGAGCGCGACGAAGCGCCGTTGTTGGCGCGCGAAGCGATGAAACAGCAGCGGCTGCTGGTGAATAATCCCGTGCCGATCAGCGAGGAGGATGCCCGCCGCCTTTACGAGGCAGCCTGGTGA
- a CDS encoding transglutaminase family protein has translation MWVSISSVSRIRDGVVSRFPAVLKISLLAWLGLAAVTAASLLLSAKRPPLPPIEEEYDRQLGSMNSVDKLMRAIDQEAQGTTPLGKLNHADSLLRRRFVHGYSYFRFDQDWIAYALGYAWDHLASPVRPDDIMQFRRAACSQQAIVFLEVARRLGFERAAVAAPGHFLAGVKIDGRWWVYDANREIAVRRYPYEMLRSGDPGIAAFYKPDVTKQLLDGAKAGQIELRSFNSNPAPQASLLHRITWLLSHFGWLAALLLWSWLRSGKQATTAAAAERFREPAVA, from the coding sequence ATGTGGGTAAGTATCTCTTCGGTCTCGCGTATTCGAGACGGTGTCGTATCGCGCTTCCCAGCGGTCTTGAAGATTTCGCTTCTTGCCTGGCTCGGCCTTGCAGCGGTCACCGCGGCATCGCTGCTGCTGAGCGCCAAGCGGCCCCCTCTTCCGCCCATCGAGGAGGAATATGATCGTCAGCTGGGGTCGATGAACAGCGTCGACAAGTTGATGCGCGCGATCGACCAAGAGGCCCAGGGCACGACTCCTCTCGGCAAGCTCAATCATGCGGACTCGCTGCTGAGGCGACGCTTCGTGCATGGCTATAGCTATTTCCGCTTCGATCAGGATTGGATCGCCTACGCGCTCGGCTACGCCTGGGATCATCTCGCTTCGCCGGTGCGGCCGGACGACATCATGCAGTTCCGTCGCGCGGCTTGCAGCCAGCAGGCTATCGTCTTCCTCGAGGTGGCACGCCGGCTTGGCTTCGAGCGGGCAGCGGTGGCGGCGCCGGGGCATTTCCTTGCGGGTGTGAAGATTGATGGCCGCTGGTGGGTGTATGACGCCAATCGCGAAATTGCGGTGCGTCGCTACCCGTACGAGATGCTGCGGTCCGGCGATCCGGGCATTGCCGCATTCTACAAGCCGGATGTCACGAAACAGTTGCTCGACGGCGCCAAGGCCGGTCAGATCGAACTGCGGTCGTTCAACAGCAATCCAGCGCCGCAGGCCAGCCTGCTGCACCGGATCACGTGGCTGTTGAGCCACTTCGGCTGGCTTGCCGCCTTGCTGCTCTGGTCGTGGCTGCGATCGGGCAAGCAAGCAACGACCGCCGCCGCCGCCGAGCGGTTTCGCGAGCCGGCGGTCGCCTAG